The Bos indicus x Bos taurus breed Angus x Brahman F1 hybrid chromosome 3, Bos_hybrid_MaternalHap_v2.0, whole genome shotgun sequence genome includes a window with the following:
- the LOC113890420 gene encoding T-cell surface glycoprotein CD1b-1 isoform X2, whose amino-acid sequence MLLLPLLLLAVIVPGGDNEDAFQGPTSFHLIQISTFANSTWTQNQGSGWLDDLQIHGWDSDSGTAIFLKPWSKGNFSDEEVAEMEELFRVYFIGFTLEVQDIVSEFQFEYPFVIQGIAGCELHSGKVIQSFLRAGFGGLDFMSIKNRSCVPEPEGGSDAQWFCVFITQYQGILRIIDTLLSETCPRYLLGVLDAGKAELQRQVKPEAWLSSGPTPGPGHLLLVCHVSGFYPKPVRVMWMRGEQEQPGTQQGNIMPNADWTWTPQVHWLDICGNNSALLDPFDMSCIMALEALVISDYLVSPRRVFFPI is encoded by the exons ATGCTGCTTCTGCCACTTCTATTGCTAGCAGTTATTGTCCCAGGTGGTGACAATGAGGATG CATTCCAGGGGCCAACCTCCTTCCATCTCATCCAGATTTCGACCTTTGCCAACAGCACCTGGACTCAAAATCAAGGCTCAGGCTGGTTGGATGATTTGCAGATTCATGGCTGGGACAGTGACTCAGGCACTGCCATCTTCCTGAAGCCCTGGTCAAAGGGCAACTTCAGTGATGAGGAGGTGGCTGAGATGGAGGAACTATTCCGAGTCTACTTCATTGGGTTCACTCTGGAAGTGCAGGATATTGTAAGTGAATTCCAGTTTGAAT accCGTTTGTGATTCAGGGCATAGCAGGTTGTGAGCTGCATTCTGGGAAGGTCATACAAAGCTTCTTGAGAGCAGGTTTTGGAGGACTGGATTTCATGAGCATCAAGAATCGTTCATGTGTGCCTGAGCCAGAGGGAGGCAGTGATGCACAGTGGTTTTGTGTATTCATTACTCAGTACCAAGGCATCTTGCGTATCATAGACACACTCCTCTCAGAAACCTGCCCCCGATATCTCCTGGGTGTCCTCGATGCAGGGAAGGCGGAACTGCAGAGGCAAG TGAAGCCTGAagcctggctgtccagtggcccCACTCCTGGGCCTGGCCACCTACTGCTGGTCTGCCATGTCTCAGGATTCTACCCAAAACCTGTGAGGGTGATGTGGATGAGGGGTGAGCAGGAGCAGCCTGGCACTCAGCAAGGAAACATCATGCCCAATGCTGACTGGACTTG GACACCCCAAGTACATTGGCTTGATATCTGTGGCAATAATAGTGCCCTCCTTGATCCTTTTGATATGTCTTGCATTATGGCTTTGGAGGCGTTg GTCATATCAGACTATCTTGTGAGCCCTCGCCGTGTCTTCTTTCCCATTTAG
- the LOC113890420 gene encoding T-cell surface glycoprotein CD1b-3 isoform X1, whose product MLLLPLLLLAVIVPGGDNEDAFQGPTSFHLIQISTFANSTWTQNQGSGWLDDLQIHGWDSDSGTAIFLKPWSKGNFSDEEVAEMEELFRVYFIGFTLEVQDIVSEFQFEYPFVIQGIAGCELHSGKVIQSFLRAGFGGLDFMSIKNRSCVPEPEGGSDAQWFCVFITQYQGILRIIDTLLSETCPRYLLGVLDAGKAELQRQVKPEAWLSSGPTPGPGHLLLVCHVSGFYPKPVRVMWMRGEQEQPGTQQGNIMPNADWTWYLRVTLNVVAGEAAGLSCRVKHSSLGDQDIILYWGHPKYIGLISVAIIVPSLILLICLALWLWRRWSYQTIL is encoded by the exons ATGCTGCTTCTGCCACTTCTATTGCTAGCAGTTATTGTCCCAGGTGGTGACAATGAGGATG CATTCCAGGGGCCAACCTCCTTCCATCTCATCCAGATTTCGACCTTTGCCAACAGCACCTGGACTCAAAATCAAGGCTCAGGCTGGTTGGATGATTTGCAGATTCATGGCTGGGACAGTGACTCAGGCACTGCCATCTTCCTGAAGCCCTGGTCAAAGGGCAACTTCAGTGATGAGGAGGTGGCTGAGATGGAGGAACTATTCCGAGTCTACTTCATTGGGTTCACTCTGGAAGTGCAGGATATTGTAAGTGAATTCCAGTTTGAAT accCGTTTGTGATTCAGGGCATAGCAGGTTGTGAGCTGCATTCTGGGAAGGTCATACAAAGCTTCTTGAGAGCAGGTTTTGGAGGACTGGATTTCATGAGCATCAAGAATCGTTCATGTGTGCCTGAGCCAGAGGGAGGCAGTGATGCACAGTGGTTTTGTGTATTCATTACTCAGTACCAAGGCATCTTGCGTATCATAGACACACTCCTCTCAGAAACCTGCCCCCGATATCTCCTGGGTGTCCTCGATGCAGGGAAGGCGGAACTGCAGAGGCAAG TGAAGCCTGAagcctggctgtccagtggcccCACTCCTGGGCCTGGCCACCTACTGCTGGTCTGCCATGTCTCAGGATTCTACCCAAAACCTGTGAGGGTGATGTGGATGAGGGGTGAGCAGGAGCAGCCTGGCACTCAGCAAGGAAACATCATGCCCAATGCTGACTGGACTTGGTATCTCCGAGTAACCCTCAATGTGGTGGCTGGGGAGGCGGCTGGGCTGAGTTGTCGAGTGAAGCACAGCAGTCTAGGAGACCAGGACATCATACTGTACTGGG GACACCCCAAGTACATTGGCTTGATATCTGTGGCAATAATAGTGCCCTCCTTGATCCTTTTGATATGTCTTGCATTATGGCTTTGGAGGCGTTg GTCATATCAGACTATCTTGTGA